A portion of the Roseovarius sp. SCSIO 43702 genome contains these proteins:
- a CDS encoding DUF6552 family protein — MPSDLAVAMPGAGRLAFAVKWAASIIQITGYTATAFGWTPWNLYLFLVGVLGWFVVGVLWNDRAIMLIHLVALGAMLAGMSRG; from the coding sequence GTGCCGTCTGATCTCGCAGTGGCGATGCCCGGCGCGGGACGCCTCGCCTTCGCCGTCAAATGGGCTGCGTCGATCATCCAGATCACGGGATACACGGCGACGGCCTTCGGCTGGACGCCGTGGAACCTCTATCTCTTTCTCGTGGGTGTTCTCGGCTGGTTCGTGGTCGGCGTGCTCTGGAACGACCGCGCGATCATGCTGATCCACCTCGTTGCGCTCGGCGCGATGCTCGCCGGGATGAGCCGCGGATGA